In Nostoc sphaeroides, the genomic window ATCGGTATTGACCAAGTGCGCCAAAAACGAGGCATTTCTACGCTTTTCCAATAAACTAGCAATGTCATCACAGCCAAAACTGCTACCACTAGTCCAATCCACCCGCCACGACTAAAGGTGAGGATTAGGCAGGCAGTATTGACAATTAACATTGTTAATGCTAAAGCTTTTTTGATCCAGCTTTGCCATGCAAAAATTGCCACTAAGCTAAAAATTACTGCTGGTAAGAGGTATCCAGCCAATAAGTTGGGATTGCCTAAATAACTGTAGACTCTGGTAGTCTTAGACAGGGGAGATTCTGGATCAACCCAAGTTGCTAGTGCTGTGGCTCCAAAAAACCATTGCCGCAATCCATATACACTGACAATTAACGATACGTGCAGGTAAAGGATGATAATCCAAGATCGGAGGCGAGGCGACCTCAGTATCCTGGCACAAAGGGCAAATAGCAGCAAATACAACGTTAACGTTCCCAAGTCGTTAAGTGCCGCCTTTTTCACTGGTGACAATGCCGTTGCGACTGCGGCAACCCCCCAGTAGAGCAATACCAGCAGGTGAATGGGAGTGACTGAAGAGACATTTGCTGGTGTTACTTGATCAGATAAAGTCAACAACAGCCAAAACGCTACACAAGCCACCAGCAACAAGCCCACCAATGTACTCGAAGCAAAAGGTGCTAGCGCATATACTAAACTGAGTAAAGCAGTTGCGATCGCATCTCCCCACCCAATCAACACGCTGGTTTGCCGCCAAGAACTTAACAATCCCACCAAAAAACGATGTACGTAACTGGTAGCAAGGTATTCTTTAAGCGGTAAAGATGATAAAGTAAATCGTTGCCAGACTAAATTCATAAAAAACATTGCGATCAATTAGCCTGCCGACGCAGAACTTGGAATTGATCATAATGCCTATGGCTATAAAAAGGTAATAACGAAAATTGCACCTCCCATGATGGCGCTCTTATTCATAGCACAATACGGCGCAAAAGACCGGAATACAATTAATTATGCGTGACTTCCGCCTTGCGGTAGTAGCCATTAGCTACTACGTTTAATCAAAGACCACTTGAGCCGATACTAAGTTAAGATAACCGTTCATCTACTTAGCACACACCAAATAGATGAAATATACCTCTTTTCTAATCCCTAATACCCAATCCTGATATGATTAGACATCGCTAATTGCTTGTGAACTAGTCGCTACTTGCAGTGGCAAAGAAAGCACATAACGATATCCTGATTCTGGTGAACCTTGAATCAAAATTTGTCCGCTATGTAATTCTGCCAGTTGACAACTGAGCAACAGACCCAAGCTTTCACGAGAAATATTTCCATGTGATTTAGCTAAATTTATACCTGAACTAGCAGCAAAGAAATTTGAGTGATTCGCACTCAAGTTTTTTGAATTATCCACTGCTACTGATGAAATATCTCCTTGCTCCTGGCTTTGTGCATGAGTATTGTAAGTTGCTACCTCACCTGTCAACTCCAACAGCGACAAAGAATTGAGACGGAAATAAGGATCAACTTCAGTGATACCGTCCCCTAGCCAAGGATGGGAAACCCAAATAGTAATGTTGAGCATATCCTCCTTGTAAGAAACATGAATGCGAACAATGCTACCTGTAGCCGAAAGTTGAATCACGCTGAAAACCAGGTGATAGAGCATTTGCCGCACCTTGTCTTTATCTAAAGGCCAAAT contains:
- a CDS encoding IctB family putative bicarbonate transporter, translated to MNLVWQRFTLSSLPLKEYLATSYVHRFLVGLLSSWRQTSVLIGWGDAIATALLSLVYALAPFASSTLVGLLLVACVAFWLLLTLSDQVTPANVSSVTPIHLLVLLYWGVAAVATALSPVKKAALNDLGTLTLYLLLFALCARILRSPRLRSWIIILYLHVSLIVSVYGLRQWFFGATALATWVDPESPLSKTTRVYSYLGNPNLLAGYLLPAVIFSLVAIFAWQSWIKKALALTMLIVNTACLILTFSRGGWIGLVVAVLAVMTLLVYWKSVEMPRFWRTWSIPIVLGGLIGVLILAVIFIEPVQIRVLSIFADRKDSSNNFRRNVWDAVFEMIRDRPIFGIGPGHNSFNQVYPLYQRPRYTALSAYSILLEVAVETGFVGLACFLWLIIVTFNTAFLQMRRLRRLRNVEGFWLIGAIAILLGMLAHGTVDTVWYRPEVNTLWWLIVALIASYWTPLAQNQTNSSNLEPTVN